One window of Bacteroides sp. AN502(2024) genomic DNA carries:
- a CDS encoding SusC/RagA family TonB-linked outer membrane protein has translation MRAFIISFFVVFVSAISFQDTHAQQKDNVLTGMVTDHQGEPLPGATVRIGNTRLGTVTDANGRYRLRGRWEKGDMIIFSFIGMKDVREKYTGQNVQDAAMQQDAKALDEVVVVARQNINELDIRAKSGVVQHVDMGRLNSKPMIDMSLALQGSVPGLIVTNTGDLGSKPEIRIRGNSSFRKGDAANEPLYVMDGKVISSDAFMTLNPADIKEIKVLKDAVACALYGIKAANGVIEITSLRGNPDGRITTGYSFNMGITTRGRRGVEMMDTDEKLELERRLQNRSTPGYRYSEDYYRKYFANDPNLEQMIAEGRGILDSLRTIHTDWFDELIHLNTYQRHNLSVRGGTEKVAYYVSANYVRQGGRVPGNDTHRFTATMSLDRQLGRVGYLSLSANAGYAGTDTPNGSSYSPTDLIYQLNPYETKAGKLVSFANEASDYTYHDLLSQYNAKSTDKRGGVSGSVNLEPLKGLSIDAVAGVDLLLHEGMALVPSTSISERNSGVDKSERGKLSKEKQVTTNVSSNVRVTYNKIFAEKHDFTIGGNMDYYMTDVDNVSIAGYGVGAQMSPSAINQAISGNRKPVVGSYKEKVAQLGLGLVMGYSFDDTYDFFATYKADASSILPASKRWNAAWAVGLGWTISGYPFLKDNHVISRLNLKASYGRMANLAGVSASSAIGTFSYLTDYYGDARLLQLLALYNTELKAEQTASTDISLSVELFKRLTLDANIYRRETSDALLDVPVPLSNGFSTMKRNIGVLRNEGYELSASLKVLDTSDLRLSLRGALAYNRNKVVDLYYADRLYATEEAIIPDYEVGKSYDMIYGLKSLGINPITGLPVFQGADGREIPATENPSKKNIVALGHATSPYSGIFNLSFSYRDFDLDMDFYYVFGGVKSYSYSYIRSSDDANKNAIKGQLRNMWFEKGDEGKAYHSPFYSSSAIASLDYPNTKTVGKSDYLKLSMVSLRYRVPHVFLEKKCNFIKYANVAFQASNLFMITPYRESDPETGSLAGTMQPVLTVNLNLTF, from the coding sequence ATGAGAGCATTTATTATTTCTTTTTTTGTTGTTTTCGTTTCTGCCATCAGTTTTCAGGATACTCATGCCCAACAGAAAGACAATGTGCTGACCGGTATGGTCACGGATCATCAGGGAGAACCGCTTCCCGGCGCTACGGTCCGGATTGGAAATACCCGATTGGGGACGGTGACTGACGCTAACGGACGCTATCGGTTGCGTGGAAGATGGGAAAAAGGAGATATGATTATCTTCTCCTTTATCGGAATGAAAGATGTCCGTGAAAAGTATACGGGACAGAATGTACAGGATGCGGCTATGCAGCAGGATGCCAAGGCTTTGGACGAGGTGGTCGTGGTGGCGCGTCAGAATATCAATGAATTGGATATTCGTGCGAAATCCGGTGTCGTGCAGCATGTCGATATGGGACGTCTGAATAGCAAGCCTATGATCGATATGTCGTTAGCATTGCAAGGAAGCGTTCCCGGGCTGATTGTTACCAATACAGGTGATTTGGGCTCAAAGCCCGAAATTCGTATTCGCGGAAACTCCTCTTTCCGTAAAGGGGATGCTGCCAATGAGCCACTGTATGTAATGGATGGAAAGGTCATTTCATCCGATGCCTTTATGACTCTTAATCCGGCGGACATTAAAGAAATTAAGGTGTTGAAAGATGCGGTGGCATGTGCCTTGTATGGCATCAAAGCCGCCAATGGAGTCATAGAAATCACTTCCTTGCGCGGAAATCCCGATGGACGTATAACGACCGGTTACAGTTTCAATATGGGTATTACCACTCGTGGGCGTAGAGGAGTCGAGATGATGGATACGGACGAGAAACTGGAACTGGAACGCCGGTTGCAAAACCGTTCCACTCCCGGTTACCGGTACAGTGAGGATTATTACAGGAAGTATTTCGCCAATGATCCGAATCTGGAGCAAATGATAGCCGAAGGACGGGGAATACTTGATTCTTTACGTACCATTCATACGGATTGGTTCGACGAACTGATTCATTTAAATACCTATCAACGTCATAATTTGAGTGTCAGAGGCGGAACGGAAAAAGTTGCTTATTATGTTTCCGCCAATTATGTCCGGCAAGGGGGGCGTGTGCCGGGGAATGATACGCATCGCTTTACCGCCACTATGAGTCTTGACAGGCAACTGGGTCGGGTGGGATATTTGTCATTGAGCGCCAACGCGGGATATGCCGGAACAGATACGCCGAATGGAAGTTCATATTCTCCTACCGACTTGATTTATCAACTCAATCCTTATGAAACAAAGGCGGGAAAATTAGTCTCTTTCGCAAATGAAGCTTCAGATTACACTTATCATGATTTGCTAAGCCAGTACAACGCTAAGTCGACGGATAAACGGGGTGGAGTAAGCGGGAGTGTGAATTTGGAACCTCTGAAAGGATTGAGCATCGATGCTGTGGCAGGTGTTGATCTGCTTTTGCATGAGGGGATGGCATTGGTGCCTTCTACTTCTATCAGCGAACGAAACAGCGGAGTGGATAAATCAGAACGCGGAAAACTCTCCAAGGAGAAACAAGTGACCACGAATGTTTCATCTAATGTACGCGTCACATACAATAAGATATTTGCGGAAAAGCATGATTTTACCATTGGCGGTAATATGGACTATTATATGACGGATGTGGATAATGTTTCTATTGCCGGATATGGAGTGGGCGCACAAATGTCTCCATCCGCTATCAATCAGGCTATTTCAGGCAACAGAAAACCGGTGGTCGGCTCTTATAAGGAAAAGGTTGCCCAACTGGGATTGGGACTGGTGATGGGATATAGTTTTGATGACACCTACGATTTTTTCGCGACCTACAAAGCGGATGCTTCTTCTATTCTTCCTGCATCCAAACGCTGGAATGCCGCATGGGCTGTCGGGCTCGGGTGGACAATCAGCGGGTATCCTTTTCTGAAAGATAATCATGTGATTTCTCGCTTGAACCTGAAGGCTTCTTACGGGCGGATGGCCAATCTGGCGGGAGTGTCGGCTTCATCAGCGATTGGAACGTTTTCTTATTTGACCGATTATTATGGAGATGCACGACTCTTGCAGTTGCTTGCGCTTTATAATACCGAACTGAAGGCGGAGCAGACAGCATCTACGGATATCAGTCTGTCGGTTGAACTATTCAAACGTCTGACGTTGGATGCCAACATTTACCGGCGCGAGACAAGTGATGCTCTGCTTGACGTTCCCGTTCCGTTGTCGAATGGATTCAGCACGATGAAACGTAATATCGGCGTCCTGCGCAATGAAGGCTACGAATTGAGTGCTTCCCTGAAAGTCCTTGATACTTCTGACCTGCGGCTTTCGCTGCGCGGGGCATTGGCATACAATCGCAATAAGGTCGTCGATTTGTATTATGCCGACCGCTTATATGCCACTGAGGAGGCTATAATTCCTGATTATGAGGTGGGTAAATCGTATGATATGATTTATGGCTTGAAGTCGTTGGGCATTAACCCGATTACGGGTCTTCCCGTATTTCAGGGAGCGGACGGACGCGAGATACCGGCCACGGAAAATCCGTCGAAAAAGAACATTGTCGCTTTAGGTCATGCTACTTCTCCCTACAGTGGTATATTCAATTTAAGTTTTTCTTATCGTGATTTTGATTTGGATATGGATTTCTATTACGTATTTGGCGGAGTTAAGTCCTATAGCTATTCATATATCCGATCTTCCGATGACGCTAATAAGAATGCCATAAAAGGACAGTTGCGGAATATGTGGTTTGAAAAAGGAGATGAAGGAAAGGCGTACCATTCTCCTTTTTACAGTTCATCGGCTATCGCTTCACTGGACTATCCGAATACGAAGACGGTGGGAAAGAGTGATTATCTGAAACTGTCAATGGTGTCATTGCGCTACCGTGTTCCACATGTATTTCTGGAGAAGAAGTGTAATTTCATTAAATATGCCAATGTCGCTTTTCAGGCATCCAATCTGTTTATGATTACTCCTTATAGGGAATCTGATCCGGAAACAGGTTCATTGGCGGGTACCATGCAGCCTGTGTTAACCGTTAATTTGAATTTGACTTTCTAA
- a CDS encoding RagB/SusD family nutrient uptake outer membrane protein produces MMIVKRINKRRVKTVIGTLALTFFFTACSLDIPYENQFSDPNAITTPNTARELLATAYKQLPNPEFDLSVLGDDFETTAWISRDASLNNLYKWQTRPLEDLAVSIWTDYYAAVAIVNAVLERVDGVSVSTAEETKELQAVVSEAKLLKAYCYFNLLRLFAPDYADGPEKDGIILKDRLELGFLHRSSIEDCVTVIRQLLKEALAVENHPSDVYWFSPYSGYYMWAELELYAQNYERAAEYAQKVIDAKGGYGVLGETVYAALWSNSPCAERVFSLFTNGSYYTGINYDKHKGDYMTVNGSLAGLYADGDIRSGASVFTKEMTDDVWGSTTMGNCLGKYNEMNWKKVEPKYINKYRVAGACFILAEAYCRDGKGHDGQAVGVMNRYLEQRNATLLDTDLSGEPLLKAIFQEKRKEFVGEGERYFDLKRCRRGVLSDWNTSGTMLADKRVRPDDYRWTLPIPRGEYLYNEHVSQNEGWTKIEN; encoded by the coding sequence ATGATGATTGTAAAAAGGATTAATAAAAGACGGGTCAAAACTGTGATAGGCACGCTTGCCCTTACATTTTTCTTCACCGCCTGCTCGTTGGATATTCCGTATGAGAATCAGTTCTCTGATCCGAATGCCATAACAACGCCGAATACCGCCCGTGAGTTGTTGGCTACCGCTTACAAGCAGTTGCCCAATCCGGAATTTGACTTATCGGTGTTAGGGGATGATTTTGAAACAACTGCCTGGATTTCCCGGGATGCGAGTCTGAATAATCTTTATAAATGGCAGACGCGTCCCCTGGAAGATCTCGCCGTTTCCATCTGGACTGACTATTATGCGGCGGTAGCTATAGTGAATGCTGTGTTGGAACGTGTAGATGGCGTATCGGTATCTACGGCTGAAGAGACAAAAGAACTGCAAGCGGTGGTGAGCGAGGCGAAATTGTTGAAAGCTTATTGCTACTTCAATCTTCTCCGGCTTTTTGCCCCGGATTATGCGGACGGACCGGAAAAGGATGGAATCATATTGAAGGATCGGCTGGAATTGGGATTTCTGCATCGGTCGAGTATTGAGGACTGTGTGACTGTTATTCGTCAGTTGCTCAAGGAGGCCTTGGCGGTGGAGAATCATCCTTCGGATGTTTATTGGTTCTCACCGTATAGCGGTTACTATATGTGGGCGGAATTGGAACTGTATGCTCAAAATTACGAGCGGGCGGCAGAGTATGCCCAAAAGGTTATCGATGCGAAAGGAGGCTATGGTGTACTTGGTGAAACGGTGTATGCCGCCTTGTGGAGCAATTCGCCCTGTGCGGAACGGGTGTTTTCCTTGTTTACAAACGGCAGCTATTATACCGGTATAAATTATGATAAGCATAAAGGGGATTACATGACAGTGAATGGTTCGCTTGCCGGCCTGTATGCCGATGGAGACATCCGTTCGGGAGCATCGGTATTTACCAAAGAAATGACCGACGATGTGTGGGGCAGCACGACGATGGGGAATTGCTTGGGTAAATATAATGAAATGAACTGGAAAAAGGTAGAACCGAAATATATCAATAAGTATCGTGTGGCAGGTGCCTGTTTTATTCTGGCGGAAGCCTACTGTCGTGACGGAAAGGGACACGATGGGCAAGCCGTCGGGGTGATGAACCGATATTTGGAACAGCGTAATGCCACGCTGCTGGATACGGACTTGTCCGGTGAGCCGCTTTTAAAGGCTATCTTTCAGGAAAAAAGGAAAGAGTTCGTAGGAGAGGGGGAACGCTATTTCGATTTGAAGCGATGCCGTAGGGGAGTACTGTCGGATTGGAATACTTCCGGTACGATGTTGGCGGACAAACGTGTCCGCCCGGATGATTATCGTTGGACTCTCCCCATTCCGAGAGGGGAATATCTGTATAATGAGCATGTCTCACAGAATGAAGGTTGGACAAAAATAGAGAACTGA
- a CDS encoding DUF4929 family protein, whose translation MKKEMKKLFVYTMGMFLLSLATSCGDEKENTGYTGVNKIHLSAENPVIEEAGATPLTVNVDLTTACEQDVTLNFEVLDDKAGILKLIHNPVTIPAGQKKATFQVVSNQKNLLAVDAYFQIGISAVPVENMALNGTLSVRVKPNPRIPGLSEKQLALIEGYKAKYNIDLTDWLGIISCRTVVNSPAGGSTTPFASEFERILEGKTIVTLSERSTAELPVLKMVDNPMGLTEYCFWVLKQETIENDEYWYDENAGPDYARVMKLLEWNKDNPGTFAMSLDGIHLTKISGGVAKLDFLGEKSKGDGEGSYPVVPFTYVFSPWEYQKKLIAEGNPDAIELKEVDGTADPDHYLMLSSVANDDFGDELNFVAPKGEIDFTAKKMTFQFVVDHYLAGGYTRVTVTYEKK comes from the coding sequence ATGAAAAAAGAAATGAAGAAGCTGTTTGTTTATACAATGGGGATGTTCCTGTTGTCTCTTGCCACATCGTGTGGAGATGAGAAAGAAAATACAGGATATACGGGCGTTAATAAGATTCACCTATCAGCGGAAAATCCGGTGATTGAAGAGGCGGGAGCGACTCCCCTGACGGTAAATGTCGATCTTACTACAGCTTGTGAGCAGGATGTCACACTTAATTTTGAGGTATTGGATGACAAAGCCGGTATTTTAAAACTGATACATAATCCGGTGACTATCCCGGCCGGTCAGAAGAAAGCTACTTTTCAAGTCGTGTCCAATCAGAAAAATCTGTTGGCTGTAGATGCTTATTTTCAGATTGGTATTTCCGCTGTTCCTGTGGAGAACATGGCTTTGAATGGGACGCTGAGTGTGCGTGTGAAACCCAATCCGCGGATACCCGGACTGTCGGAGAAGCAATTGGCATTGATTGAAGGCTATAAGGCTAAGTATAACATCGATTTGACCGACTGGCTTGGAATCATTTCTTGCCGTACGGTAGTGAATAGTCCGGCAGGTGGTAGTACTACTCCTTTCGCTTCTGAGTTTGAGAGGATTCTGGAGGGAAAAACCATTGTGACATTGAGTGAACGGTCTACTGCGGAACTTCCGGTTCTGAAGATGGTCGATAACCCGATGGGATTGACGGAATATTGTTTCTGGGTATTAAAACAGGAAACGATAGAAAATGATGAATATTGGTATGATGAGAATGCCGGACCTGATTATGCCCGGGTAATGAAGTTGTTAGAATGGAATAAGGATAATCCGGGAACTTTCGCTATGTCTCTGGATGGCATTCATCTGACAAAAATATCAGGAGGGGTGGCTAAGCTTGACTTTTTAGGAGAAAAGAGTAAAGGTGACGGTGAGGGAAGTTACCCTGTCGTACCTTTTACGTATGTGTTTAGTCCTTGGGAATATCAGAAGAAATTGATTGCGGAAGGAAATCCGGATGCTATCGAATTGAAAGAAGTAGATGGAACCGCGGATCCCGATCATTATTTAATGTTATCTTCTGTAGCGAACGACGATTTCGGAGATGAATTGAATTTTGTGGCTCCGAAAGGGGAAATTGATTTCACGGCTAAAAAAATGACTTTTCAATTTGTTGTGGATCATTATTTGGCAGGAGGGTATACTCGTGTAACAGTGACCTATGAGAAGAAATAA
- a CDS encoding M16 family metallopeptidase, with protein sequence MRRNNKHLYRCVSIAAVLMAAMCMYMPVHAQSAPISLPKGTVEGCLPNGLHYLILKNAVPASRVEFRLIMRVGSVQETENQKGCAHFLEHMAFGGTGHFPKRSLVSYLESKGVKYGIDINAFTGYDRTIYMFAVPTDHGREAVVDSSLLIVRDWLDGISFFPEKVESEKGIILEELRGYDLNDDFYQLKIGQGVFGNHIPLGTADDIRKVTPQALREYYNKWYIPSLATLVVVGDISPHEIEAKIKAGFSSLRKRVAKDFRIYPLAYAEGIQISEIRDSLRSHTKVELMIPHPCVVERTMSDAVKKETGRLLLRAITQRFQGRGIKADLSDSWYLSDKNHLVLAVEGDDRSEILSGITTAVAELNCLIREGWDKEELADVRTKFCNRLTEGSLDDARSSAYFCDNFTDYVISGDRYMTAPAERRQLREAMWRVQDKDLRLLLKEWLTCRKQSMLVACNSHPGLGMPLTEQEIAEAWAEGDRAECTPYTYARREREEEVPIETPACLAVRPPFDTAMIDHIHAYREMGVSEVRLKNGIRLIMKPTQDSDSTLYLTSFAPFGTSSLSDEEYSLLEGVAGYIDMGGIAKVDGQVLSEYLFQKGMSITVAMENHWHGLMGMSSTANAPEFFNLIYEKIFHPELKYGDFEEVRRELIQSEGKETVLEKMLKRDSGRQLSARINELMGASVVRPPIRSFAERLNLDSIAGYYKKLYTRPEGTTYVICGCFNPDSLMRRFVSVFGRIPVSVNAVQPSYPDFGLPDKTHIEGFPNDNGTQTVFDYLFYGHYRPCQKNTLLLKLMRDVIRNRLISVLRERESLVYSPYISLFYEGIPRGTFYFDINASADNRNMGRIDRLLKEILQRLKEEEVDIQELQTVKRSFLLAKRETLNEESPAAWRATIVGLLKNGESLADFERYESCLDEITPVELRKAFNEWIHLDNYVLLYLSNNKLKNDTTND encoded by the coding sequence ATGAGAAGAAATAATAAGCACCTGTATAGATGTGTTTCCATAGCGGCTGTCTTAATGGCTGCCATGTGTATGTATATGCCTGTACATGCGCAATCTGCTCCGATTTCCCTTCCCAAGGGAACTGTAGAGGGTTGTTTACCTAACGGACTGCATTATTTGATATTGAAAAACGCCGTTCCCGCTTCAAGGGTGGAGTTTCGGCTGATTATGCGTGTCGGTTCTGTTCAGGAAACGGAGAATCAGAAAGGATGTGCTCATTTTCTCGAACACATGGCATTCGGTGGAACCGGGCATTTCCCCAAACGGTCGTTGGTGAGTTATCTGGAATCCAAGGGAGTGAAATACGGCATCGATATCAATGCTTTCACGGGCTACGACCGTACGATCTATATGTTCGCTGTCCCCACAGATCATGGGCGGGAAGCTGTTGTCGACAGTTCGTTGCTGATTGTACGCGACTGGCTCGACGGCATATCCTTTTTTCCGGAGAAAGTGGAGAGTGAGAAAGGAATCATTTTGGAGGAATTGAGAGGTTATGATCTGAATGATGATTTCTATCAGTTGAAGATTGGACAGGGTGTTTTCGGAAACCATATCCCTTTGGGCACTGCCGATGATATTCGTAAAGTGACCCCTCAGGCACTCAGGGAATATTATAATAAATGGTATATTCCTTCACTGGCAACATTGGTGGTAGTGGGAGATATCTCTCCCCATGAGATAGAGGCTAAGATTAAAGCCGGTTTCTCTTCATTAAGGAAACGTGTGGCTAAAGATTTCCGCATTTATCCGTTAGCCTATGCGGAAGGTATTCAAATATCGGAAATCAGAGACTCGTTGCGTAGCCATACGAAGGTGGAGTTGATGATTCCTCATCCTTGTGTGGTTGAGCGCACGATGAGCGATGCCGTCAAAAAAGAAACCGGGCGTTTACTGCTTCGGGCCATAACGCAGCGTTTTCAGGGGCGCGGCATCAAAGCGGATCTATCCGATTCCTGGTATTTGAGTGATAAGAATCATCTGGTATTGGCTGTAGAGGGAGATGACAGGAGTGAAATCCTTAGCGGGATAACTACTGCCGTAGCCGAGTTGAATTGTTTGATTCGTGAGGGATGGGACAAGGAGGAACTGGCGGATGTCCGTACAAAATTCTGCAACCGGCTCACTGAAGGCAGCCTTGACGACGCGCGTTCTTCTGCTTATTTCTGCGATAATTTTACAGACTACGTAATATCCGGTGACCGGTATATGACCGCTCCGGCGGAGCGGAGGCAATTGAGAGAAGCCATGTGGCGTGTACAAGATAAGGATTTGCGGTTGCTGCTGAAAGAATGGCTCACCTGCCGGAAGCAATCGATGCTTGTGGCGTGTAATTCTCATCCGGGCTTGGGAATGCCATTGACGGAACAGGAAATCGCAGAAGCGTGGGCAGAGGGTGATCGGGCGGAATGTACGCCTTATACTTATGCCCGTCGGGAACGGGAGGAGGAAGTGCCGATAGAAACACCCGCTTGTTTGGCCGTTCGCCCCCCTTTTGATACTGCGATGATCGACCATATCCATGCCTATCGTGAAATGGGGGTTAGCGAGGTAAGACTGAAAAATGGCATTCGTCTGATTATGAAACCCACACAGGATTCCGACAGCACCTTGTATCTGACCTCTTTCGCTCCGTTCGGCACTTCTTCCTTGTCCGACGAAGAATATTCTTTGTTAGAGGGTGTTGCAGGATATATCGATATGGGAGGCATTGCGAAAGTAGACGGGCAGGTCCTTTCTGAATATCTTTTTCAGAAAGGAATGTCAATTACTGTAGCCATGGAGAATCATTGGCATGGTTTGATGGGAATGTCTTCCACCGCTAACGCGCCGGAGTTCTTCAACCTGATTTATGAGAAGATTTTCCATCCTGAACTGAAATACGGGGATTTTGAGGAGGTACGCCGGGAGTTGATACAGAGCGAAGGGAAAGAAACCGTGTTGGAGAAAATGCTGAAAAGAGATTCGGGACGTCAGTTGTCTGCCCGCATCAATGAATTGATGGGGGCATCTGTCGTGCGTCCGCCTATCCGTTCTTTCGCAGAACGGTTGAACCTCGATTCCATAGCCGGATACTATAAGAAATTGTATACGCGTCCCGAAGGAACTACGTATGTTATATGCGGCTGTTTCAATCCGGATTCGCTCATGCGCCGGTTTGTGTCTGTGTTCGGAAGAATCCCGGTTTCAGTAAATGCCGTTCAACCCTCTTATCCCGATTTCGGCTTACCGGATAAAACCCATATCGAGGGATTCCCCAACGATAACGGGACGCAGACCGTGTTTGATTATTTATTTTACGGTCATTACCGCCCTTGCCAAAAGAACACGCTCCTGTTGAAATTGATGCGAGATGTAATCCGTAACCGCCTGATTTCGGTCTTGCGTGAGCGGGAATCGTTAGTCTATTCCCCTTATATCTCGTTGTTTTATGAGGGAATTCCGCGGGGGACGTTTTACTTTGACATAAATGCTTCTGCCGATAACCGGAATATGGGGCGAATAGACCGTTTGTTGAAGGAAATTCTTCAGAGGCTGAAGGAAGAAGAAGTGGATATACAGGAATTACAGACCGTCAAGCGCTCTTTCCTTTTGGCAAAACGTGAAACCTTGAATGAGGAATCGCCGGCGGCATGGCGTGCCACGATAGTCGGATTACTTAAGAATGGGGAGTCATTGGCTGATTTTGAACGATACGAGTCGTGTCTTGATGAGATAACCCCGGTTGAGTTGCGCAAGGCTTTCAACGAATGGATTCACTTGGATAATTATGTGCTATTATATTTGAGTAATAATAAATTAAAGAATGATACAACCAATGATTAA
- a CDS encoding ChaN family lipoprotein, producing MIQPMIKRLLVIFWGCFCLQMIACAQVGADKPAYVLYDNEGKAITYGRLIEQLEKYDVVFLGEMHNCPITHWLEFEITRSLFHIHKDKLMLGEEMMESDNQLILDEYFQNRISYERFEAEARLWPNYSTDYYPVVYFAKENRIPFIATNVPRRYANAVKNGGFEALDSLSDEAKKYIAPLPISFNYDEKESGAAFSIMNMMGGRKSGDNYKLAQAQAVKDATMGWFIARNMKDKFLHINGSYHSDWKGGIVPYLLQYRPGTSVVTVTSVRQENTDRLDEENKGRADFYICVPEDMVTGY from the coding sequence ATGATACAACCAATGATTAAGCGTTTATTAGTTATCTTTTGGGGGTGTTTTTGTCTGCAAATGATTGCCTGCGCGCAGGTAGGAGCGGATAAGCCCGCTTATGTGTTATATGATAATGAGGGGAAAGCGATTACTTACGGCCGGTTGATAGAGCAGCTGGAGAAGTATGATGTCGTTTTCTTGGGTGAGATGCATAATTGCCCCATCACTCACTGGCTGGAATTTGAGATAACCCGTTCGCTTTTCCATATCCATAAGGACAAACTGATGTTGGGTGAGGAGATGATGGAAAGCGATAACCAACTGATTCTGGATGAATATTTTCAAAATAGAATCTCTTACGAGCGTTTTGAGGCGGAGGCTCGCTTGTGGCCTAATTACAGTACGGATTATTACCCGGTGGTCTATTTCGCGAAAGAGAACCGGATTCCGTTTATTGCCACCAATGTTCCGCGTCGTTATGCCAATGCGGTGAAAAACGGGGGATTTGAGGCTCTGGATTCACTGTCGGATGAGGCTAAAAAATACATTGCCCCTTTGCCGATTTCTTTCAATTACGATGAGAAGGAGAGTGGGGCGGCTTTTAGTATAATGAATATGATGGGAGGACGAAAATCCGGAGATAATTATAAATTGGCGCAGGCGCAGGCTGTGAAGGATGCTACAATGGGATGGTTTATAGCCCGCAATATGAAAGATAAATTTCTGCATATTAACGGAAGCTATCATTCCGATTGGAAAGGCGGCATTGTTCCCTATCTGCTTCAATATCGTCCGGGGACAAGCGTTGTGACAGTAACCTCTGTGCGTCAGGAAAATACGGACAGGCTGGATGAAGAGAATAAAGGGCGTGCGGATTTTTATATCTGTGTGCCGGAAGATATGGTAACCGGTTATTAA